The following proteins are encoded in a genomic region of Acidobacteriota bacterium:
- the lpdA gene encoding dihydrolipoyl dehydrogenase codes for MVVGSFAKGCQVAVVGAGPGGYLAAIRLAQLKKDVVLIEAEKRLGGICLNEGCIPSKALIHAADFLAEAREAHQMGISVEARGVDMGRLVAWKDGVVQKLTGGVKFLAEKNGAEVLTGRARFTSDRTLEVQTDQGPQVVQFEQAVVATGSVPFPLPGFEVDGDTVIGSKEALSLSEVPRRLVVIGGGYIGLELGSVYRKLGAEVEVVEFFPELLLQHDPEVREVLTRRLKALGVGLRLGHKAMRLERGAPSRVVIQDKEGKETVLEADKVLVSVGRVPSVQGLGLDAAGVKQDAKGFIQVNARMETSAPGIYAIGDVVGGPLLAHKAYREAKVAAEVIAGEPSAFDNVVIPAVIYTDPEIAWAGLSEQEAVQKGHRVVTGTFPFRASGRAMTLNATEGFVKTVADADTKRILGVHIVGADASEMISEAALAIEMGAFLDDLSQTIHPHPTLSEGLLESVEAALGAAIHVMNK; via the coding sequence ATGGTCGTGGGATCCTTTGCCAAAGGCTGTCAGGTGGCCGTCGTGGGGGCCGGGCCCGGGGGGTACCTGGCCGCCATCCGTCTGGCCCAGCTGAAAAAGGACGTGGTGCTCATCGAGGCGGAAAAGCGCCTCGGCGGCATCTGCCTCAACGAAGGGTGCATCCCCAGCAAGGCCCTCATCCACGCCGCCGACTTCCTCGCCGAGGCCAGGGAAGCCCACCAGATGGGCATCTCCGTAGAGGCCAGAGGGGTGGACATGGGCCGACTCGTGGCCTGGAAGGACGGCGTCGTCCAGAAGCTCACCGGCGGCGTGAAGTTCCTGGCGGAGAAAAACGGCGCCGAGGTCCTCACGGGCCGGGCGCGATTCACGAGCGACCGCACCCTCGAGGTCCAGACCGACCAGGGACCCCAGGTGGTCCAGTTCGAGCAGGCCGTCGTCGCCACCGGGTCCGTCCCCTTCCCCCTTCCGGGCTTCGAGGTGGACGGCGATACCGTCATCGGGTCGAAGGAAGCCCTCTCCCTTTCGGAGGTCCCGCGCCGCCTTGTCGTCATCGGGGGGGGCTACATCGGGCTGGAGCTGGGCAGCGTCTACCGGAAGCTCGGGGCGGAGGTGGAGGTCGTGGAGTTCTTCCCGGAACTGCTCCTTCAGCACGACCCCGAGGTGCGGGAGGTCCTCACCCGGAGGCTCAAGGCCCTGGGCGTCGGACTCCGCCTGGGCCACAAGGCCATGCGCCTCGAAAGGGGCGCCCCCTCCCGCGTCGTGATTCAGGACAAGGAAGGTAAGGAGACCGTCCTGGAAGCCGACAAGGTCCTCGTCTCCGTGGGCCGCGTGCCTTCGGTCCAGGGGCTCGGCCTGGACGCCGCAGGCGTCAAGCAAGACGCCAAGGGCTTCATCCAGGTGAACGCTCGCATGGAAACCAGCGCGCCGGGAATCTACGCCATCGGCGACGTGGTGGGGGGGCCCCTCCTGGCCCACAAGGCCTACCGCGAGGCCAAGGTGGCCGCGGAGGTCATCGCCGGCGAGCCGTCGGCCTTCGACAACGTGGTCATCCCCGCCGTCATCTACACGGATCCCGAGATCGCCTGGGCCGGGCTGTCGGAGCAGGAGGCCGTCCAGAAGGGCCACCGCGTCGTGACGGGCACCTTCCCCTTCAGGGCCTCGGGTCGGGCCATGACCCTCAACGCCACAGAGGGCTTCGTCAAGACCGTCGCCGACGCCGACACGAAGCGCATCCTCGGCGTCCACATCGTGGGCGCGGACGCCAGCGAGATGATCTCCGAGGCCGCCCTCGCCATCGAGATGGGCGCTTTCCTCGACGACCTGAGCCAGACCATCCACCCCCACCCCACACTCAGCGAAGGCCTTCTCGAATCCGTCGAGGCCGCCCTCGGCGCAGCCATTCACGTGATGAACAAGTGA